The genomic window TCTGGCGACGCTTAAAAAATTCATTTCCGATATCGAAGCGGACGCGCAGAAAACGCATCCAAAGGCAACGCCGGAAGACCTGGGCATCCGGTTTTACTATGCTGCTTACCCGAAAACTGCCGACTGGGACATCATGGCCGGCACACCTATCGGACAGGAATATGCCGAAAGACACACCCTGGTGATGGTTCCGACCGTAAAAAGAGAAGATGAAAACGGTGAGTCGCTCTGCTACGATTTCAGTCCGATCAATGCCAGCACAGCCAATACGGGTGAAATGATCGCTATGGCCTCAGCCAGAGGTACGGGCTCGCAGGGAGATCTGATTTCTCAGAATCACGGATCCCTTTCTCCTCCAAGCGATCCTAAATTAGAACTGTTTTAATTTATTTTATAAAATACGATGAGTGAATTTCAGAACGTTTTACAGGAATCTATGATATGGATAGAGGGACTTACAGCCCTTATTTCCATTATTTATTTTTACAGAGTAAAAGATGAGTATTGGAAATACTTTTCATATTACCTGATTATCATTTTTCTTTCTGAAGTTTTCGGGAAATGGGGACATTATATTATAGATTATGACAAACCTGCTTTTTTTAATTATTTTGTTATTCCTTTAGAGTTTATATTTCTGTACTGGCTCTATGCAGCAAAATCATTTGGAAAAAAGAATTTATTCTACATCATCACCGCATTATACCTGTTGTCGTTCCTACCCAATGAGTATTTTTTTAAAATGAAAAAGATCATATTCTCATTCAACTATACATTCGGGTGTTTAATTCTAATGATTTTAGTTGTCATGGAATATTATAAACAGGTAAATTCATCGGAAATTCTTAACTTCAGTAAGAATAGAATGTTCTATATTAATTTAGGGGTAACGCTATTTTACATCGGGACCTTACCGTTCTGGACATTTTTCAGTATTCTGAATGAATATAAAGAACTGTTTAATATCTACTTTAATTACTTCCTGATTTCCGGAATAATTATGTATCTGCTATTTTCAACTTCAATTATATGGGGAAAACAGAACTACTAATAACCATTATTCTTTTTAATATATTCTTCCTGTTTTTTGTAGTTGCAGTGATGGTCTACATCCGGAAATACAAACAGCGAAAGAAAGAATACCTGAATGAAATTGAAGTAAAAAACGAAATCCATAAACGGGAGCTGCTGGCCACACAACTGGAAATCCAACAGGCAACGATGCAGCAGATCGGGCGCGAGCTTCACGACAACATCGGCCAAAAACTCACTTTGGTAAGCCTTTACACCCAGCAGCTTTTGTATGAAAACAAGGTTCCCGAGGTAAGCGAAAGAATAGACCAGGTTTCACAGATCATCAACCAGTCACTACAGGATCTGAGGAGCCTTTCAAAAACGCTGACGGATGATAACATCAACCAAAAAGAAATCGTAACTTTAATCCAGGAAGAAGCGGACAATACCAATGCATTTAAAAAGTGCCATGTTGATTTTAAACATAACTTTCAGCAGCTTGACCTGGGATTTGTCCACAAAAATGTACTGCTGAGAATTACGCAGGAATTTATTCAGAACAGCATCAAACATTCCCAGTGCCGGAATATCTTCATTAGCCTGAACACTTCTGAAGAGTCGCTTTGGGAACTGAACATTCATGATGACGGCATCGGGTTCGACCGGTCGAACATTACCTCAAACGGGATCGGGCTTACCAATATGAAAAACAGGGCCGAGATCATCGGAGCCCAATTCAGCCTTGAAAGTGAGAAAAACAAAGGAACCACGCTCAACATTATTTTAAAAAGACAGCCATGAAAAAAACGATAGTGATCGTTGATGATCACGTCCTTATCGCCAAAGCACTGGAAGGAATTATCGGAAATTTTAAAGAATTTGAAGTCATTTACGTGGCGGAAAACGGTAAAGATCTTATTCAGAAATTTGAAAACAACAGTAAAATCCCCGACATTATTCTTTTAGACATCAGCATGCCCATTATGGACGGCTTTGAAACCGTTCTCTGGCTGAAGGAAAACCATTCGTCCATTAAAGTAATGGCACTGAGTATGCAGGGGGATGATAAAAGCGTAATTAAAATGATTAAGAACGGGGCCAAAGGGTACCTCCTTAAAAATACACACCCGAAAGAACTGGAAAATGCTTTGACCAAATTAAATGAAGACGGCTTTTTCTATCCCGAATGGGCTTCGAAAATCATTTTTTCCAATCTGAACAATGAAGATCCGGCAGGCAACATCCGCATTTCGGACCGTGAAAAGGAATTCCTGAGATATACCGTTACCGAGCTCAGCTATAAGGAAATCGCCGATAAAATGTGCTGCAGTCCGCGAACAGTGGAAAGCTACCGCGATCAGCTCTGTGATAAGCTGGATCTGAAAACCCGTGTCGGCCTGGCAGTCTTTGCTATTAAAAACGGATTTGCGGAATCTTAAGAGATAAAACACATTCACTCATATTTACTTTCAATTATCCTTTCCTGTTTTCAGGGGAGGATTTTTTATGATCAAATCTAAACATACTCACAACCACATGTATTTAACATCAAAACCGCATATAACCAAAAACCTTTTATAATAAAATATTTACAACAAAAACACGTTTTAAATATACATTAAACAACACATATTAAAAAATACTATTGATCGAATAATAAAATAATTCAACAATCCTGTGAAATACTTGCACAGGAATTTCAAAAATTATAATTTCATCCTACATAACAAAATATTTATATTCATGAAAAAGTTAGTACTCGGAGCGCTTATGCTTGGCTTCATGTCTGCCTGCAACAGCGACAATCTTTCCAACCAAAATGAGGAATCTCAAAACAACCTTACCGCTTCCACTTCGGGAACTGCATTAAGAAGAGGCTGCGCTTCTGAAGAAATCAGAAAAAATGCCCTTCAGAGCAGTGCCGAACTGAGACAAAAATATTCAGAACTGGAATCCAGAACCGAAAAATTCGAAAATGACCTGAAACTCGGAAAAGTATTGTCTGACGGTTCGGTAGAAATTCCGGTGGTGGTAAATGTATTATACAGAACTTCTTCGGAAAACCTTTCCGACTCGCGTATTGCCGAGCAGATCGCGGTCCTGAATGCCGATTATGCAGGAAGCAACAGCGACGCCTACAAAATCCCGAACGAATTCCAGGGTGTAAAAGCGGGTGATGTAAAAGTAAGATTCAGACTGGCTAATACCGTAAGAAAATCGACTACAAAAACCAGCTGGAGCACCAATGACGCCATGAAAAAATCGTCCAGCGGAGGGATCGACGCCACCAGCCCATCCAATTACCTGAACATTTGGGTAGTAGGAAATATGGGACAAATTTTGGGCTATGCTACTTTCCCTGAATCTGCGGGATTATGGAATGACGGCGTGGTAATCGCAGCACCTTACTTCGGAAAAACAGGAGCTTCTTCACCGTTTAATCTAGGACGAACCGCTACCCACGAAGTTGGTCACTACCTCAACCTAAGACACATCTGGGGCGATGCCAATTGTGGAAACGACCTGGTAGCCGATACCCCTACCCAGACCGGAGCCAACTCAGGAAAACCGAGCTACCCGCTTTACAATACCTGCAGCGGTACCCAGAGATCGGTGATGTTCATGAACTATATGGATTATGTAGATGATGCGGCGATGTTTATGTTCTCTGCCGGACAGAGATCCAGAATGCAGTCGGTAGTTGCTTCTTCAGGAGCAAGATCCGGACTGAGACTTTATTAAGCTTTTCAAATTAATTTTTATAAAAAACCCGGCTGTTCTTTTAAACAGCCGGGTATGTATTTTTATAAAGCTTTCTGATTGTCAGCCGGGGTATAATCCATAAAAATACCGCCATCCAACTGTACCGCTTTCACTTTCTTTTTAATCGGCACGGTGAGTACCATCTGTTTCTGGTCTTTTTCCCAGACCGCCGGAGAGAAATGCAGTTTTTCTACCGTTCCGTCCTCATAATTAATTACTGCATCAAAAGGAATCGCAAAACCACCTGCATTTTCAACATTTACCGTCAGAAGATCATTCACTTGCGCAGCATTGGTTACTTTCAGATCGATATAATTGTTGGTGTAGAACCAATTATTAAAGAACCAGTTCAGGTTTTTTCCTGATCCTGTATTCATCGAATTGAAATAATCCCAAGGAATCGGATGCTTTCCGTTCCAGTTGTTCATGTAATGATGTAATGCTTTTTTGAAGAGATCGTCGCCCAGATAATCTTTCAAAGCAAGATAAGACAGGGAAGCTTTTACATACGAATTGTTTCCGTAGCCTGCGCCACTCACCTGGGTACTCATGGAAATAATCGGCTGGTCCTGTTCGGCAGAAGGATCGTTGATCCATCTTTTTACCCTGAAATTCTGGTAAAATTCTTTGGCTTTCGCTTCACCGTTTTCATCAATCCCGATCAGGTATTCCAGGGTGGTTGCCCAGCCCTCATCCATGAAAGCATAACGCGTTTCGTTGATCCCCATATAGAAAGGGAAATAAGTATGCGCAATTTCATGGTCGGCGGTAAGCCTGGCGTCCTGGAAATCATCCGGAATGCTGGTATCATTGATCATCATCGGGTACTCCATATCGGCATACCCCTGGATCGCTGTCATTGCATTGTATGGATATTCCACCCCCGGCCAGTTCTTCGAGAACCAATCGAGGTTGTAGCGCATCCATTCTACATAATGCTCAAAATCCTTGGCTCCGTTTTTATATCCTGCCTGCACGCTGGCCCTTTTGGTTTTCAGCTGTACGCTCGCCCCGTCCCAGACATAGTGGTTGCTTAAAGCAAAACAAAAATCGGTGATGTGGCTGGCTTTGAATTTCCAGACATTCCACTTATTCGGCTTGGTCACTTTTCCAGATTTCATCTCATGTTCGTTCGCGATGTGAATCACTTTATCGCTTTTTAAAGAAGATTTGTATCGCTTCAGATATTCCGGCTGAAGAACGGCTTCGGGATTCAGAAAGTCCCCGGTCGCCCATACGACATAATTTTTCGGGGCGGTAATGGCAAAGCTGTAGTCATTAAAATCATTGTAAAACTCCTGACGGTCGGAATGCGGAAGCATATCCCAGCCATTATAATCGTCGTATACGGAAATCCTCGGGAAAGAATAGGCAACATAAAATGTTTCAGGATCAATCTGCCCTTCTCTCCCACTCTGTACCGACAGCGGATATTCCCATTCTATTTTCACCTCCGCTTTAGCTTTGGACTTTAAAGCCGTATTCAGCTTTATTTTTTCTACCGTTCCCCAGTCGTCACTGTTTACCGTATACTTTTCGCCATTTACGACAAAGGATTTGATATGTAATCCGGACGAAAGGAAGTCTTTTGAAACCATTCCGGATCTCGGCGCCTGCGGTTTATGGAGATTATTGACGAACCGTATGGCCAGTTCATTAAGTGCATTCGGGCTGTTGTTGGTATAGACAATCGTTTCTTTTCCTGAAACCACCTTCGAATTGGCATCTACTTTTACCTCGACATTATACATTCCTTTATTCTGCCAATAGTTCTTTCCCGGAGCACCCGATCTGTCGCGGGTCCCGTTTTCGTATGCTTTTTTAATATTTCTCGGCATATACAGTTCCTGTGCGGAAAGCTGCCATGAAGCCAAAAGCACAACGCCCAAAATAATTCTCTTCATTAAATTTCTGTAGGTATTTAATTCCATATAAAAGTACAAAAAACAGCAATACCGGACTTATTGCACCTGCAAATTTTTGTACCACGGAAAAAAACAGTTTCCAGCAAATCAATTCTGAATCTCCACACCGGAAATTGTGGATAACTTTGTGGATAAGTCGGGGGAATACGTTTGTGGATAAGTTTCAAAATATTTTTTTAGGTTAAAAACTATTCGGTAATTTTTTAATATCAAATAATTAAAAAATATAAAATTAATAATGAGTTTTCCACAAAAATATTTATCCCACTTTTGCCAATATGGATAAGTACGATCATCCTCTTATCTGATAACACTAATACGATGTCGAGATTCCTACGGAATGACAAACTTTGAGCTGTATGTTTAAATTCGCATTCTGACAGCTTTATTGTTTCTAGATAATCCAAACATGATTTTTTTACATGCACGATTTAATACTATGTTGAGATTCTTGCGGAATAACAAACTTTGAGCTGTATCTTTAAATTCGTATTCTGACAGCTTTATTGTTTCTAGATAATCCAAACATGATTTTTTTACATGCACGATTTAATACTATGTTGAGATTCCTGCGGAATGACAAACTTTGGGCTGTATCTTTAGATTCGTATTCTGACAGCTTTATTGTTTCTAGATAATCCAAACATGATTTTTTTACATGCACGATTTAATACTATGTTGAGATTCTTGCGGAATAACAAACTTTGAGCTGTATCTTTAAATTCGTATTCTGACAGCTTTATTGTTTCTAGATAATCCAAACATGATTTTTTTACATGCACGATTTAATACTATGTTGAGATTCCTGCGGAATGACAAACTTTGGGCTGTATCTTTAGATTCGTATTCTGACAGCTTTATTGTTTCTAGATGATCCAAACATGATTTTTTTACATGCACGATTTAATACGATGTTGAGATTCTTGCGGAATGACAACTTTGCGTTTAATCTTTTAGCTGGTATTTTACAGGAGCTTTGTAATTCGGTAGGAATCCGAACACGAATCTTTCCACTATCCGATTTACGGAAAATAAAAAAGCGCATTTTGAGATGCGCTTTTTAATGGTATGGAAATACTAGTTTTATTTAAACCTTTATTATTTCACAAACTGCAATTCCGCCAATACCGGAAAGTGGTCTGAAGGATACAGCAGGTTTTCTCTTCGGTCATTGATATGACGGTGGGATTTTATCCTGAACCCTTTTACAAAAATATAATCGATTCTTTCTTTTGGAACTTCATTCACATTGAATCCGGTGAACGTTCCTTTTGGTCCGTAATGTTTCGTTTCGGAATGGTAGAAAGAGTCCTGTAAGTTTTTCGACATAATTTTAATCGGTTCCGAATCTTCCGTCAGGTTGAAATCTCCGCTTACGGTGACCGGTAAATTTTTAGGATTGATCTCCTTGATTTTCTTCAGGATCAGTTCCGAAGATCTTACCCGTGCCACATTTCCGACATGATCAAAATGAAGATTAAGCGCCATAAATTCCTTTCCTGATTTTTTATCTTTGAAAACCGCATAAGTACAAATCCTGTTCAAAGCGGCATCCCATCCTTTCGACGGCTTTTCCGGCGTTTCGGAAAGCCAGAAGGTTCCGGAATTAACGACCTTTAGCCTATCCGTATCATAAAAAATTGCTGAGAACTCGCCTTTTTCTTTTCCATCATCCCTGCCTACACCTACATAATCGTAATTCTTCAGACCGTTCTTGATATCTTTCATCTGCTCCGGCAGCGCTTCCTGTACTCCGAAATAATCTGGATGATAGTACGTCAGCAGATCCGCCACATCCTCTTTCCGGTTGGTCCAGGAATTTTCCTTATCCGAATCCACATTCAGCCTGATATTGAAGCTCATTACTTTGAGGTCCTGTGAAAAGCCACATGCAAAAGCCAATAGAAATACGATTGAAAATTTTAAGTTCATTATTTTTACTTTAAAGATCAGACAAAAATAGAAATTATGTCTCAGAAAGAGACTATAAAGCCTGAAGTTTCCTGTTATATTTCGTTCATAAAAAAAGCTCCGGAATTGTACCGGAGCTTCACTATTTAAATATCATGCAAATTATGAATACATGATGCTGCAGGATTAAAATTATTCTTTGGTAAACTTAAATTCTTTCCCACCCTGATTGAAAGTGATGGTTTTCTTATCCTTGCTGAAGATCATGGATATCTGCGCCATTTCAAAGGTGAAGGTATTATCCCCGGTATATTCCAGCGGAAAAGCCTGCTGGCCGGTAGCCTGAGCATACAATTTATTATCTTTCTCCGTAAATGTAATTTTCAATGGAAGATCTTTGCTGCCGTAAGTTCCGGTGAAGTCTTTAATGTTAATTTTTTCCATAGGTTTTGCCTGAGCAGAAGTCCATGTGTTATTTTTGGCATCTACGTCCGGAATCTTGGAATTCGGATCCAGTTTTACCATATCGATCTCTTTATTGGAGTCGATTTTAAAGGTCCATTCCTTATTTCTTTTCCACACTTCAATCGGCAGTTTCACCATCTGTTCGGTTCCGTCTTTGAACTTCACCTGAACAGTGGTTGGCATTGGCAACTGTCCGATATTTTCAACAGTGATCTGAGCTCCGTTTTTAAAGTCCCCATTCACATATTTTACGTTTTTCACCGCCTGATCGATTTTCCACTTGTTGATGAACCAGCCTCTCCAGAACCAGTTCAGCTCCTCACCGGAAACATTTTCCATGGTGTGGAAGAAATCCCAAGGCGTTGGATGTTTGAACGCCCATCTTTCGATATAGGTTCTAAAAGCTTTATCAAATTTTTCAGGTCCCAAAATAGATTCCCTCAACATACCAAGACCAAGCCCCGGCTTGAAATAAGCCAGGATCCCGATGCTGTTTTCTTTCATATTGTCCGGTCCCACCATGATCGGCTCAAAATTGTCATTCATCAGGAAAGCCCCCATCTGAGCTACATTTTTCTTTTCAGCATATTCCCCTTTGTTGAAAGCATCCGTTGAAAGTTCGTTGATAAACGTGTTGAACCCTTCATCCATCCAGGCAAACAGCCTCTCGTTGGAACCTACAATCATCGGGAACCAGTTGTGTCCGAATTCATGATCGGTAACACCCCAAAGTTCGCTTCCTTTGGAATTCATGTGGCAGAACACAATTCCCGGATATTCCATCCCGCCTTCGTTTCCGGCCACGTTGGTAGCAGCAGGATAAGTGTACGGATACCATTTTGCAGAATAATGTTCGATCGCCGCTTTCGTATATTCGGTGGATCTTCCCCAGGCATTCTGCCCGGCACTTTCTACAGGATACGCCGAAATAGCCATCGATTTTTTACCATTCGGAAGATTTATCTTTGCCGCATCCAGGATAAACGCAGGAGAAGAAGCCCATGCAAAATCCCTGGCCTGGGTAATTTTGAATTTCCAGGTTTTCGTACCGGTCTGCTGGTTTTTCCCGATCTCGGATTCCGGACGGACCATCACCGTTTTATCACTATTCGCAGCCTGCTCCCAACGGCTGTTCTCCTCTCTGGAATAAACGTCTTTCGGGTTCAGCAATTCGCCTGAAGCCACCACATAATGGTTGGCAGGAACGGTAATATTTGCGGTAATGTCTCCATATTCCAGATAGAATTCGGATGCTCCCAGATAAGGCATTGTATTCCAGCCCAGCACATCATCATAGACACACATTCTCGGATACCACTGGGCAATGGTATAAATTTTACCGTTTTTCGTATCCTGGATTCCCATCCGGTCGGAGCCGTATTTCGGAGAAAGGAAAGAATATTCTATTTTGATTTTAGCCACGCCGCCCTGCGCCTTCAGTTCGGAAGGAAGATCGATTTGCATCCGGGTATCGGTAATGGTATACTTTACGTCTTTGCCGTCCAGCTTTACGGATTTTATTTTGTATCCTCCTTCAAATTCCTCACCGTGCGCCCCGTTTCGGCTTCCCGACATCGGCACCACTGCGTTTCCTCTTGAATCTTTTGCAAATAAATTCTGGTCCAGCTGCAGCCACAGAAAAGCTAATTTATCTGTACTGTTGTTGGTATAGGTAATTTCAGCAGTTCCTGTAATTTCATCTTTGGCTTCATTGAGGCTCACATTTAAATTTATAGCTCGCCGAATTCTGCCAGTAGGCATAACCGGGCTGTCCGCTTGCGGATCTCGTCGGTGTACCGGTCTGGGTATAGAAAAACGGCTTGAAGGCTTCTACATAATCATATTTCGGAGCTTCCTGAGCATAAGAATTTCCTGCAAAAGCAAAAATTGCAACGGCAGAAAGCAAATTGGGAAATTTTATTTTCATTAGATAAAAGATTTGAACATTTAAAAATAGGTAAAGAAAATATCAGACTTGTTACAAATAAAATGAAAATATCAGAAATTTTTATTTCTAATGGCGAATGAAAAAAGAAAATCCCTGATCCTATTAGTAATCAGGGAAGATATTTAGTTTGATTTTTTCGATTTAATCATTGCTTCCAGCGCATCCCACATTTCCTGCGGAATATCTTCCAGCATATTGAATTCTCCGGCGCCCTGTAGCCATTCGCCACCATCGATCGTCACCACTTCCCCATTCATGTAGGCTGAATAATCGGATACCAGATAAGCAGCAAGGTTAGCCAGCTCCTGATGTTCGCCTACTCTCCTCAGCGGTACTTTTTTCCGCATATCGAATTTCTCCTGAAGGTCTCCCGGCAACAGCCTGTCCCAGGCTCCTTTCGTCGGGAACGGTCCCGGAGCAATGGCGTTGAAACGGATTCCGTATTTGGCCCACTCTACCGCCAAGGATCTTGTCATGGCCAATACCCCGGCTTTTGCACAGGCCGACGGAACCACATAGGCAGAACCCGTCCAGGAATAGGTGGTCACAATATTTAAAACCGTTCCCGGTGTTTTGGAATCGATCCAGTGTTTCCCGATGGAAAGGGTACAGTTTTTTGTTCCTTTTAATACAATATCCAAAATGGAATCGAAGGCAGAATGGGTAAGCCTTTCGGTAGGGGAAATAAAATTTCCGGCAGCATTATTCAACAGGATATCAATTCTTCCGAATTCTTTCAGAGTTGCTTCTTTCATGGCTTCTACCTCATCCCAGTTCCGCACGTCGCAAGCTACACAAAGTACTTTGCCTCCGGTTTCTTCTTCCAGTTCTTTGGCCGTCCCTTGCAGTTTCTCCAGGTTTCTGGAGGTAATGACTACTTTGGCGCCCAGTTCGAGAAAATATTTGGTCATGGCTTTTCCCAGGCCGCTTCCGCCTCCGGTTACAATGGCTACTTTATCTTTTAAAGCTCCTTCACGAAGCATAGGTTGTGTATAGAGATTCATAATTCTGTATTTAATGTCGGTGGACTTCTCTTCTGTTCGTCACCGTGTGTCCCGTAAATTTACTATAAATATTTATTTCTCCCGACTAAAAAACTATGTAGGATATACAAAACCTTTTCCCCAGCAATACAAAACACCGATAATTCAACATATCAATAAACTTAATATTAAAATCACATTAAATTTAAATTAAAAATACCATATTACTATTAAAATTGTAAATTTGTTCAAAAATACAAACCATCATGCCAAGCCTTACTCCCAAAACCAATGTCCTGGGATTTTCGAATGCCTATCATCTTCTGAGACGGACTACCTACAATATCACAAAGGCAAAAATTCTCGACTTTGCGACCAAGACGCCACAGCAGGCCCTTTCGGAATTGTTTACCTTCAGCAATCCGGTTCCGTCTTCACCACTTAACAATATTGGGGAAACCATTGTTCCCACCGCATCAAACCCAACGATTACGGACAGCCAGAATACAGTGAACAGTGTAAAATATGATCTTTACTGGTGGCTGCACAGTGCCTTAAAAGATCCTTCAGCACAGCACAAAATCGTTTATTTTCTACACATCCTGTTTGTAACGGATGACGGCGCTTCTTTCTGGACAAATTTCGATTACCGGGAACTCTTGAGGTTTCATGCCAATGGCAGCCTTAAAGATCTCGCGATAAGGGTAACCCAAAATGCGAGAATGCTGATGTTTTTAAATAATAACCTGAACCAGAGCAACAGCCCCAATCAGAATTATGCCCGGGAGTTTTTGGAGCTTTTCACGATTTTAAAAGGTCCTCAGATCGCTACAGGAAATTATACGAATTATACGGAAACCGATGTACAGCAGGCAGCAAGGGTGCTTACCGGCTTTTCACTTACTTCGTCCATCCACCTGGATAAAACGGCAAGGCTCA from Chryseobacterium sp. SORGH_AS_0447 includes these protein-coding regions:
- a CDS encoding response regulator transcription factor; protein product: MKKTIVIVDDHVLIAKALEGIIGNFKEFEVIYVAENGKDLIQKFENNSKIPDIILLDISMPIMDGFETVLWLKENHSSIKVMALSMQGDDKSVIKMIKNGAKGYLLKNTHPKELENALTKLNEDGFFYPEWASKIIFSNLNNEDPAGNIRISDREKEFLRYTVTELSYKEIADKMCCSPRTVESYRDQLCDKLDLKTRVGLAVFAIKNGFAES
- a CDS encoding SDR family oxidoreductase, encoding MNLYTQPMLREGALKDKVAIVTGGGSGLGKAMTKYFLELGAKVVITSRNLEKLQGTAKELEEETGGKVLCVACDVRNWDEVEAMKEATLKEFGRIDILLNNAAGNFISPTERLTHSAFDSILDIVLKGTKNCTLSIGKHWIDSKTPGTVLNIVTTYSWTGSAYVVPSACAKAGVLAMTRSLAVEWAKYGIRFNAIAPGPFPTKGAWDRLLPGDLQEKFDMRKKVPLRRVGEHQELANLAAYLVSDYSAYMNGEVVTIDGGEWLQGAGEFNMLEDIPQEMWDALEAMIKSKKSN
- a CDS encoding sensor histidine kinase: MGKTELLITIILFNIFFLFFVVAVMVYIRKYKQRKKEYLNEIEVKNEIHKRELLATQLEIQQATMQQIGRELHDNIGQKLTLVSLYTQQLLYENKVPEVSERIDQVSQIINQSLQDLRSLSKTLTDDNINQKEIVTLIQEEADNTNAFKKCHVDFKHNFQQLDLGFVHKNVLLRITQEFIQNSIKHSQCRNIFISLNTSEESLWELNIHDDGIGFDRSNITSNGIGLTNMKNRAEIIGAQFSLESEKNKGTTLNIILKRQP
- a CDS encoding endonuclease/exonuclease/phosphatase family protein — encoded protein: MNLKFSIVFLLAFACGFSQDLKVMSFNIRLNVDSDKENSWTNRKEDVADLLTYYHPDYFGVQEALPEQMKDIKNGLKNYDYVGVGRDDGKEKGEFSAIFYDTDRLKVVNSGTFWLSETPEKPSKGWDAALNRICTYAVFKDKKSGKEFMALNLHFDHVGNVARVRSSELILKKIKEINPKNLPVTVSGDFNLTEDSEPIKIMSKNLQDSFYHSETKHYGPKGTFTGFNVNEVPKERIDYIFVKGFRIKSHRHINDRRENLLYPSDHFPVLAELQFVK
- a CDS encoding zinc metalloprotease is translated as MKKLVLGALMLGFMSACNSDNLSNQNEESQNNLTASTSGTALRRGCASEEIRKNALQSSAELRQKYSELESRTEKFENDLKLGKVLSDGSVEIPVVVNVLYRTSSENLSDSRIAEQIAVLNADYAGSNSDAYKIPNEFQGVKAGDVKVRFRLANTVRKSTTKTSWSTNDAMKKSSSGGIDATSPSNYLNIWVVGNMGQILGYATFPESAGLWNDGVVIAAPYFGKTGASSPFNLGRTATHEVGHYLNLRHIWGDANCGNDLVADTPTQTGANSGKPSYPLYNTCSGTQRSVMFMNYMDYVDDAAMFMFSAGQRSRMQSVVASSGARSGLRLY
- a CDS encoding M1 family metallopeptidase, which codes for MKRIILGVVLLASWQLSAQELYMPRNIKKAYENGTRDRSGAPGKNYWQNKGMYNVEVKVDANSKVVSGKETIVYTNNSPNALNELAIRFVNNLHKPQAPRSGMVSKDFLSSGLHIKSFVVNGEKYTVNSDDWGTVEKIKLNTALKSKAKAEVKIEWEYPLSVQSGREGQIDPETFYVAYSFPRISVYDDYNGWDMLPHSDRQEFYNDFNDYSFAITAPKNYVVWATGDFLNPEAVLQPEYLKRYKSSLKSDKVIHIANEHEMKSGKVTKPNKWNVWKFKASHITDFCFALSNHYVWDGASVQLKTKRASVQAGYKNGAKDFEHYVEWMRYNLDWFSKNWPGVEYPYNAMTAIQGYADMEYPMMINDTSIPDDFQDARLTADHEIAHTYFPFYMGINETRYAFMDEGWATTLEYLIGIDENGEAKAKEFYQNFRVKRWINDPSAEQDQPIISMSTQVSGAGYGNNSYVKASLSYLALKDYLGDDLFKKALHHYMNNWNGKHPIPWDYFNSMNTGSGKNLNWFFNNWFYTNNYIDLKVTNAAQVNDLLTVNVENAGGFAIPFDAVINYEDGTVEKLHFSPAVWEKDQKQMVLTVPIKKKVKAVQLDGGIFMDYTPADNQKAL